In a genomic window of beta proteobacterium MWH-UniP1:
- the prmA gene encoding 50S ribosomal protein L11 methyltransferase, giving the protein MRELVFETELDDTDEISDLLMALGALSVTVEDAQADRPTEQPIFGEPGMPLDVQAWPSSKFVALLDQDTDPVSFWKDFCAQDSRFESAAMEIREIADQDWVRETQRQFTPLVIGQTLWVGPNWTEPPPEFKKQGIVIRLDPGMAFGTGSHATTQLCLESLIRVMDKGPKPAKHGTLRVLDMGCGSGILAIAAAKLGAQEVIAVDIDPIAVQTAKDNAAANHANIMAFDAEQNLQGSFDIVLANILAQPLKVLAPALTRFTRPGGALLLSGILARQADEILACYQPLSQHLGTLEVLQERDGWVCIGTLGQMPQ; this is encoded by the coding sequence ATGCGTGAACTGGTTTTCGAGACCGAGCTCGACGATACCGATGAGATTTCAGATCTTCTGATGGCGCTTGGCGCACTCTCGGTCACCGTGGAGGATGCGCAGGCCGATCGGCCCACCGAGCAGCCGATTTTTGGGGAGCCCGGCATGCCACTGGATGTCCAGGCCTGGCCCTCTTCGAAGTTTGTCGCACTGCTGGACCAAGACACCGACCCGGTGTCGTTTTGGAAAGACTTCTGTGCCCAGGATTCACGATTTGAATCCGCGGCCATGGAGATCCGTGAGATTGCCGACCAAGACTGGGTCCGTGAGACCCAACGGCAGTTCACACCGCTGGTCATCGGTCAAACACTATGGGTTGGTCCAAACTGGACCGAACCACCGCCTGAATTCAAAAAGCAAGGGATCGTAATTCGTCTCGACCCTGGCATGGCGTTCGGCACGGGAAGTCACGCCACGACACAACTCTGTCTCGAGTCGCTGATTCGCGTGATGGACAAGGGGCCCAAACCTGCCAAGCACGGCACGCTGCGCGTCTTGGATATGGGCTGCGGTTCTGGCATTTTGGCCATTGCTGCCGCCAAGCTTGGCGCGCAAGAGGTGATTGCCGTAGATATCGATCCCATCGCTGTCCAAACCGCAAAAGACAACGCTGCTGCCAATCACGCCAACATCATGGCCTTTGATGCCGAACAAAACCTGCAAGGCAGCTTTGACATCGTGCTGGCCAATATTCTGGCCCAACCTTTAAAGGTGTTGGCACCAGCACTCACACGATTCACCCGCCCGGGCGGGGCCCTGCTGTTATCTGGGATCCTGGCCCGCCAGGCCGACGAGATTTTGGCCTGCTATCAGCCGCTGTCACAGCATTTGGGGACGCTTGAAGTACTGCAGGAGCGAGACGGGTGGGTCTGTATTGGCACACTCGGCCAGATGCCACAATAG